From a single Mobula birostris isolate sMobBir1 chromosome 13, sMobBir1.hap1, whole genome shotgun sequence genomic region:
- the LOC140207857 gene encoding uncharacterized protein — protein sequence MAPPVSELLLSATGVGARHSATGKNPNWKRTTTEDEGTATSEPARGLRASTGEHPSDSENPVIQSGESLVKNDKEFVYGNLEHNTPVLLSLSRNLRSGARDSINYPSCSDCGEGFTWSSDRLARPSFYTGERPFTCSDCGKGFTLSSDLMAHQRVHTGERLFTCSDCGKGFTSSSQLKVHQRVHTGERPYTCTDCGKGFTRSSNLMAHQRVHTGERPFTCSDCGKGFTSSSQLKVHQRVHTGERPFTCSVCGKGFTQSSQLKVHQQVHTGERPFTCSNCGKGFTQASHLLRHQSVHTGEWPFTCTDCGKGFTQSSPLMAHQRVHTGERPFTCSDCGKGFTWSSDLMAHQRVHTRERPFTCSECGKGFTTSSQLKVHQRVHTGERPFTCSDCGKGFTLSSNLKAHQRVYNGERPFTCSDCGKGFTSSSQLLRHQSVHTGEWLFTCSDCGKGFTSSSQLLRHQSVHTGERPFSCSVCGKGFILSSQLKVHQRVHTGERPFTCSDCGKGFTSSSQLLRHQSVHTGERPFTCSDCGKGFTSSSQLKVHQRVHTGERPFTCSECGKGFTQLIHLQRHQQAHTG from the exons aaaaaccccaactggaagcgaaccacgactgaagatgagggaacagcaacaagtgaaccagcccgagggttgagagcatcaactggagagCACCCATCTGACTCAGAGAatccagtgattcagtcaggagaaagtttg gttaaaaatgacaaggaatttgtctatgggAACCTCGAACACAATACGCcggttttgctgtctctgtccagaaatttaagaagtggagcaagggattcgaTCAActatccttcctgctcagactgtggggagggattcacttggtcatctgaccgactggcacgcccgtcattttacacaggagagaggccattcacctgctcggactgtgggaagggattcactctgtcatctgacctaatggcacaccagcgagttcacaccggggagcggctgttcacctgctcggactgtgggaaaggattcacttcgtcatctcaactgaaggtacatcagcgagttcacactggagagaggccgtacacctgcacagactgtgggaagggattcactcggtcatctaacctaatggctcaccagcgagttcacaccggggagaggccgttcacctgctcagactgtgggaagggattcacttcgtcatctcaactgaaggtacatcagcgagttcacactggggagaggccgttcacttgttcagtgtgtgggaagggattcactcagtcatctcagcttaaggtacatcagcaagttcacactggagagaggccgttcacctgctcaaactgtgggaagggattcactcaggcatctcacctactgagacaccagtcagttcacactggagagtggccattcacctgcacagactgtgggaagggattcactcagtcatcccccctaatggcacaccagcgagttcacactggggagaggccgttcacctgctcagactgtgggaagggattcacttggtcatctgacctaatggctcaccagcgagttcacacaagggagaggccgttcacctgctcggaatgtgggaagggattcactacatcatctcaactgaaggtacatcagcgagttcacactggggagagaccattcacctgctcagactgtgggaagggatttactttgTCATCGAATTTGAAGGCGCATCAGAGAGTTTAcaatggagagaggccattcacctgctcagattgtgggaagggattcacttcgtcatctcagttactgagacaccagtcagttcacactggagagtggctgttcacctgctcggactgtgggaagggattcacttcgtcatctcagttactgagacaccagtcagttcacactggtgagaggccgttctcctgctcagtgtgtgggaagggattcattctgtcatcacaactaaaggtacatcagcgagttcacactggggagaggcctttcacctgctcagactgtgggaagggattcacttcatcatctcagttactgagacaccagtcagttcacactggtgagaggccgttcacctgctcagactgtgggaaaggattcacttcgtcatctcaacttaaggtacatcagcgagttcacactggggaaagaccattcacctgctcagagtgtgggaaaggattcactcagttaatccacctacagagacaccagcaagctcacactgggtag